One window from the genome of Rufibacter tibetensis encodes:
- a CDS encoding C40 family peptidase, translated as MKKNASFLLLLSFLAACSSSKPTPEATSPQASVVTSPLTPHVEAVRQQFAPDKRVALFNVNTNGAVLAGETNLPAAKAALLERLQAAGISYQDSIQVLPEASLKENQYAVVMLSVANLRSKPAHPAELATQATMGTPLRVWKQDDGWYLVQTPDKYLAWVDGGGIKLMDQAAFTKWQQGEKLIYTQPYGFAYTSPNTKGATASDLVYGDVMVLKNQSKGFYEVAFPDGRTAFIPSTEVQKYTDWATSRQPTEQNLVETSKRMLGVPYLWGGTSFKGVDCSGFTKTVYFMNGLVLPRDASQQVHVGDLIDTKDGFQNLRPGDLLFFGVPAKEGKSERVIHVGMWIGNNEFIHSAGRVRINSMDPAAPNHDAYELNRFLRAKRVSPQASLIDLRTASLFQ; from the coding sequence ATGAAAAAGAACGCGTCTTTTCTTCTCCTGCTGAGTTTTCTGGCGGCTTGCTCCAGCAGCAAACCAACGCCTGAAGCAACCTCCCCCCAGGCATCAGTGGTGACTTCGCCGCTGACCCCGCATGTAGAAGCCGTACGCCAACAGTTTGCCCCAGACAAACGGGTTGCCTTGTTCAATGTAAATACCAACGGGGCGGTACTGGCCGGCGAAACGAATTTACCAGCCGCTAAAGCAGCGTTGCTGGAGCGCCTGCAAGCCGCTGGTATCTCTTACCAGGACAGCATCCAGGTATTGCCTGAAGCTTCGCTAAAGGAAAACCAATATGCGGTAGTGATGCTTTCTGTGGCGAACCTGCGCTCCAAACCAGCGCATCCGGCGGAGCTAGCCACCCAAGCCACCATGGGGACCCCGCTGCGCGTCTGGAAACAGGACGATGGCTGGTACCTGGTGCAGACGCCAGACAAGTACCTGGCCTGGGTTGACGGCGGAGGCATCAAACTGATGGACCAGGCCGCCTTCACCAAATGGCAGCAAGGCGAAAAGCTCATTTATACCCAGCCCTACGGCTTTGCCTATACTTCACCCAATACCAAAGGCGCAACGGCTTCGGATTTGGTATACGGCGATGTGATGGTGCTAAAAAACCAAAGCAAAGGCTTCTACGAAGTCGCTTTCCCGGATGGCCGCACGGCCTTTATCCCTTCCACTGAGGTTCAGAAATATACAGATTGGGCCACCTCGCGTCAACCTACCGAACAGAACCTGGTGGAAACCTCTAAGCGCATGTTAGGCGTCCCGTACCTGTGGGGCGGCACGTCGTTTAAGGGCGTAGACTGCAGTGGCTTTACTAAAACCGTGTATTTCATGAATGGCCTGGTCTTGCCGCGCGATGCTTCTCAACAAGTGCACGTGGGCGACCTGATTGACACCAAAGACGGCTTCCAGAACCTGCGCCCTGGTGATTTGCTTTTCTTCGGGGTACCGGCCAAAGAGGGCAAATCTGAGCGCGTAATCCACGTGGGCATGTGGATTGGCAACAATGAGTTCATTCATTCAGCGGGCCGCGTACGCATCAACAGCATGGACCCAGCTGCACCAAATCATGATGCCTATGAACTGAACCGTTTTCTGCGGGCCAAGCGGGTTTCACCGCAGGCTTCGTTGATAGACTTGCGTACTGCGTCGTTGTTTCAGTAA
- a CDS encoding DUF2975 domain-containing protein yields MDKNLLLDIALRGGKTFTRLMLLVLVLYIGVFVHWHIRPEAYKTVVVSPDHNSVRFFKSDGEELPSTDDVANKKRTGFNIDIPSSIGKEIYLDQEISLGSISRFSLYVLSLQFVVGLGLLLLIVRELMNVIRAVQSVQTFHSKSVEAFRKIGFLCLGLALINGFWFLDAEGISRMGFSLKMTPLLFMLGAFIMAEIFKEGNKLYEQDQLTI; encoded by the coding sequence ATGGACAAGAACCTATTACTAGATATTGCCTTACGGGGTGGAAAGACGTTCACAAGACTGATGTTGTTGGTGCTGGTGTTGTATATCGGGGTTTTTGTGCATTGGCATATAAGACCAGAGGCGTACAAGACCGTGGTAGTCTCTCCTGACCATAATAGTGTTCGTTTCTTCAAGAGCGATGGGGAAGAATTGCCAAGCACTGATGATGTGGCGAACAAGAAAAGGACAGGTTTTAACATAGATATTCCTTCCTCCATAGGAAAGGAAATTTACCTGGATCAAGAGATTTCTCTGGGGAGTATCAGCAGGTTTTCTCTGTATGTTCTATCCTTGCAGTTTGTGGTAGGCTTGGGTTTACTGCTGCTCATTGTGCGTGAACTCATGAACGTGATTCGGGCTGTACAAAGCGTGCAAACATTCCATTCTAAAAGCGTAGAGGCTTTCAGGAAAATAGGTTTCCTGTGCCTTGGTTTGGCACTGATAAATGGATTCTGGTTTCTGGACGCCGAAGGTATCTCCCGGATGGGTTTTTCTTTGAAGATGACTCCATTGTTGTTTATGCTGGGTGCCTTCATTATGGCCGAAATCTTCAAGGAAGGCAACAAACTGTATGAACAAGACCAACTGACTATTTAA
- a CDS encoding DUF3592 domain-containing protein, with amino-acid sequence METLFLVITSIFLGIGMYLIYHDYARTKYGYQTRGRVIQLKGEWGYGGNSTSHLYYPIVRFYSEGKQELQRRLEVGFSIPLFSKGQDLKIIYYNDKAYPAGTMWKLLYWCIFLISLGAAIIQLYYW; translated from the coding sequence ATGGAAACTTTGTTTTTAGTAATAACAAGCATTTTCCTGGGTATTGGAATGTATCTTATCTACCATGATTATGCCCGCACAAAATATGGGTACCAAACTAGGGGCAGGGTAATCCAATTGAAAGGGGAATGGGGTTATGGTGGAAACAGCACAAGTCACCTGTACTATCCGATTGTGCGGTTTTACTCAGAGGGAAAGCAGGAACTACAAAGGAGACTAGAAGTGGGCTTCAGTATTCCTCTTTTTAGCAAAGGCCAAGACTTGAAGATTATCTATTACAATGACAAGGCATACCCAGCAGGTACTATGTGGAAGCTGCTATACTGGTGCATTTTTCTAATCAGCTTAGGAGCAGCTATAATTCAGCTTTATTACTGGTAA
- a CDS encoding GNAT family N-acetyltransferase, with protein sequence MNTTATPTSVTIIDYTPAHATLFRELNQAWIERYFEMEELDHKSLGNPDGYIIAKGGHIFMAEYNGEIVGTCALIKVDNQTYELAKMAVTDKAQGLKIGKRLGEAAIQKARELGATTLMLLSNRKLETALHLYQKLGFVEVADELKEYKRADIKMELAL encoded by the coding sequence ATGAACACAACTGCTACCCCCACTTCCGTTACTATCATAGACTATACCCCCGCTCACGCTACTCTTTTCCGGGAACTGAATCAGGCCTGGATTGAGCGCTATTTTGAGATGGAGGAACTGGACCATAAATCATTAGGGAACCCAGACGGCTACATCATTGCCAAAGGCGGCCATATTTTTATGGCCGAATACAATGGTGAGATTGTGGGCACCTGCGCTTTGATAAAGGTAGATAACCAGACCTATGAACTAGCCAAGATGGCCGTCACCGACAAAGCCCAGGGACTAAAAATTGGGAAGCGTTTGGGTGAGGCCGCTATCCAGAAGGCCCGTGAATTAGGCGCTACCACCCTCATGCTGCTGTCTAACCGCAAGCTGGAAACGGCATTGCACCTGTACCAAAAGTTAGGATTTGTGGAAGTAGCAGATGAACTGAAGGAATATAAGCGCGCAGACATCAAAATGGAATTGGCCCTCTAA
- a CDS encoding HTTM domain-containing protein, which yields MHLLKQYLHRVFYTDTRALSLMRVWVASVLLIDIGIRASDLEAHYSNMGILPLHALHANAWNQYFFSLHALSGMWQFQAVLFGIAGVAAICLLLGYHTRWATFISWLLLLSLQNRNPLISQSGDSLLRMLLFWGMFLPWHRHYSLDARRSLTSETTPHYLSMASAAYILQVAWVYVFTALLKSGPDWTTDGTALYYALSLDQILMPGGRILYQYPLLMKQLTHATYFLELWLPFILLIPWKTTWFRMIFFVAIVGLHIGISLTLFVGLFYLISISAVMGLLPTPVMDTVDRYLRAGYTRLHKRWTRIGKSWKSPVDLQVHLKWNTPKGADSFPVKYAREGVVLVALMLAFWWNLSTLGKPYFQVPGNMHWAALIPRLDQNWSMFAPNVFKDDGWYVLEGITNSNKKVDLNQQGKEPDTVKPASVMSLFKNDRWRKYSENYLFTPNEYMRPYYCFYLLRRWNEDHPKEEQINELSVVYMKEFSLPNYKTAPIKREVLCHCKP from the coding sequence ATGCACCTACTTAAACAGTATCTGCATCGCGTTTTTTACACAGACACCCGTGCCCTCTCCCTTATGCGGGTATGGGTGGCCAGTGTATTACTTATAGACATTGGCATCAGGGCTTCTGACCTGGAAGCGCATTACTCTAACATGGGCATTCTGCCCTTGCATGCGCTGCACGCCAACGCCTGGAACCAATATTTCTTCTCGCTGCACGCGCTAAGCGGCATGTGGCAGTTTCAGGCAGTGCTTTTCGGGATTGCGGGTGTAGCGGCCATCTGCCTTTTGCTGGGGTATCATACCCGTTGGGCCACGTTTATTTCGTGGCTCCTTTTGCTGTCCTTGCAGAACCGGAACCCGCTCATCAGCCAATCTGGTGACAGCCTCTTACGGATGCTGCTTTTCTGGGGCATGTTCCTCCCCTGGCACCGCCATTATTCCCTGGATGCCCGACGTTCCCTTACTTCTGAAACCACTCCGCATTACCTGAGCATGGCTTCGGCGGCCTACATTCTACAAGTGGCTTGGGTATATGTGTTCACGGCCTTGCTTAAAAGCGGGCCAGACTGGACCACAGACGGTACGGCCCTGTACTATGCCCTGAGCCTGGACCAGATTCTGATGCCCGGCGGGCGAATCCTTTACCAGTATCCACTTTTGATGAAGCAGTTAACTCACGCCACGTACTTCCTGGAGTTGTGGCTGCCGTTTATATTGCTCATCCCCTGGAAGACTACCTGGTTCAGGATGATTTTCTTTGTGGCTATAGTAGGGCTGCACATTGGCATTAGTTTGACGTTGTTTGTGGGCTTGTTTTACCTCATCAGCATTTCAGCGGTAATGGGGTTATTGCCAACTCCGGTCATGGACACCGTAGACCGTTACCTACGTGCTGGCTACACCCGTCTGCACAAACGCTGGACCAGGATAGGTAAAAGCTGGAAATCCCCGGTAGACCTTCAGGTACATTTGAAATGGAATACTCCTAAGGGTGCAGATTCATTCCCTGTAAAATATGCGCGCGAAGGCGTGGTGCTGGTGGCCTTGATGCTGGCGTTCTGGTGGAACCTGAGCACCTTAGGCAAGCCTTACTTTCAGGTACCGGGCAACATGCATTGGGCGGCCTTGATCCCGAGGCTGGACCAGAACTGGAGTATGTTCGCCCCCAACGTTTTCAAAGACGATGGCTGGTACGTGTTGGAAGGCATCACCAACAGCAATAAAAAAGTAGACCTGAATCAACAAGGCAAGGAGCCAGACACGGTAAAACCGGCCTCTGTGATGAGCCTCTTCAAAAACGACCGCTGGCGCAAATACTCAGAAAACTATTTGTTTACCCCCAATGAATACATGCGGCCTTACTACTGCTTCTATTTGCTGCGCCGGTGGAACGAAGACCATCCCAAAGAAGAACAGATCAATGAGCTTTCAGTGGTATACATGAAGGAGTTCTCCCTTCCAAACTACAAAACGGCCCCTATCAAACGCGAAGTTCTTTGCCATTGTAAGCCGTAG
- a CDS encoding DEAD/DEAH box helicase, with protein sequence MTFSELNLIEPLLQALQEEGYTTPTPIQEQAIPPVLNGDDLLGCAQTGTGKTAAFSLPLLQRLHEAGPAHPAKAIRALILTPTRELALQIGDSIKSYGRHTKIKYTVVFGGVGQVPQVEQIRRGVDIVVATPGRLLDLMNQGRLSLKHIETFILDEADRMLDMGFIHDVRKVIAQIPSNRQTLLFSATMPQEIQKLSASILRDPVYVEVTPVSSTAEKIAQKVFFVEKTYKRALLKHLLQGDEIQRALVFSRTKHGADRIAKELSKAGISAQSIHGDKAQSTRVKALTQFKNNELKALVATDIAARGIDVDDLTHVINVDLPNEPETYVHRIGRTGRAGAEGIALSLCDDTELPYLRDIEKLTKQIIPVEEEQPFHAEYSKLPLAGGKATDKLARKASGGAGSNGQNRGPRGGGGPGGRRPDQRQGASQNSGRRPDQRQGSGNKPSGNRGGSR encoded by the coding sequence ATGACGTTTTCAGAACTAAATCTTATAGAACCTCTGCTGCAGGCCCTGCAGGAAGAGGGATATACCACTCCCACCCCTATTCAGGAACAAGCCATACCACCCGTATTGAACGGCGACGACTTACTGGGTTGCGCCCAAACCGGGACTGGCAAAACTGCTGCCTTCAGCTTGCCGCTGCTGCAGCGCCTGCATGAGGCAGGTCCGGCCCATCCGGCAAAAGCAATCAGAGCCCTGATTTTAACCCCTACCCGCGAGTTGGCTTTGCAGATTGGCGACAGCATTAAATCATATGGCCGTCATACTAAAATCAAATACACCGTGGTGTTTGGGGGTGTAGGCCAGGTACCACAGGTAGAACAGATCAGACGCGGCGTTGACATTGTGGTGGCTACTCCGGGCCGTTTACTAGACTTAATGAACCAGGGACGGCTGTCCTTGAAACACATAGAGACGTTCATCTTAGATGAGGCAGACCGTATGCTGGACATGGGGTTCATTCATGACGTGCGCAAAGTCATTGCCCAGATCCCTTCAAACCGCCAGACCCTGCTTTTCTCGGCTACCATGCCGCAGGAGATCCAGAAGCTTTCGGCCAGCATCCTGCGTGACCCAGTGTATGTAGAGGTAACACCGGTTTCCAGCACGGCTGAGAAAATTGCGCAGAAAGTATTCTTCGTGGAGAAAACCTACAAGCGCGCCCTTCTGAAGCACCTGTTACAAGGAGACGAGATTCAACGGGCATTGGTGTTCTCCCGTACCAAACACGGGGCAGACCGTATTGCCAAAGAACTTTCCAAAGCAGGTATCTCGGCGCAGTCTATTCACGGAGACAAGGCCCAGAGCACCCGCGTGAAAGCGCTTACGCAGTTCAAAAACAATGAACTGAAGGCTCTGGTAGCTACTGATATCGCGGCCCGTGGTATTGACGTGGATGACCTCACGCACGTGATCAATGTAGATTTGCCAAATGAGCCCGAAACCTATGTGCACCGTATTGGCCGTACAGGCCGGGCTGGCGCCGAGGGAATTGCGCTTTCTTTATGCGATGACACTGAACTGCCGTACCTGCGTGACATTGAAAAACTCACCAAGCAAATCATTCCGGTAGAGGAAGAACAGCCGTTTCATGCCGAGTACTCCAAACTACCTTTAGCCGGCGGGAAAGCCACTGATAAGTTAGCCCGCAAAGCTAGCGGTGGTGCCGGGAGCAACGGCCAGAACCGTGGCCCAAGAGGCGGTGGTGGACCAGGCGGACGCCGTCCAGACCAACGCCAGGGAGCCAGCCAGAACAGCGGCAGAAGACCCGACCAGCGACAAGGCAGTGGAAACAAACCGTCTGGCAACCGGGGCGGCTCCAGATAG
- a CDS encoding TonB-dependent receptor, with product MKSILSLLLVALPLATWAQSAMVQDRANLQPLVGVRVVPTQGGTPLLTDIKGKFSIRGFLDTDSLRFERVDYQPRTLAVSQLRTLNYRVLLAERSYSLNEVVVSASRFEEKRADVPQQIQVLKARDLAFQSNQTTADVLQQTGQVLVQKSQAGGGSPILRGFEANKVLMVIDGVRLNNAIYRGGHLQNVITVDNAALEKVEVVFGPGSVVYGSDALGGVVHFYTKNPLLADSSGTRVAGGAFNRYATANQEKTGHVDFSVGGRQWGSFTSLTYSDFDDLRQGKNRNPFYGNWGLRPFYAQRVNGEDVMVPNENINVQKFTGYKQYDVLQKVLFQPSVTTSHLLNLQFSTSSDIPRYDRLSEVDAQGRLNHGEWYYGPQERWLAAYTFATKGRGWLENVRVTAAYQSVEESRHNRRFNRGPLQNRFEHVDVYTLNADVSRLLGEHELRYGLEGTYNEVSSRAYGINLTTGERTPLDTRYPSGGSDVCTAAAYFTHTWEITPQWIISDGIRVSRVALNADFSRDKTFFPFPFDDVSQKNTAVNGNLGLVYQPGREWRFAAVASSGFRAPNVDDLGKVFESVAGQLIVPKPDLKPEYTYSAEISLGKTIAQSVRVEGTGFYTWYRDAITTQPFLFQGQPEIEYNGQLSRVTANVNANKAYIYGFSGSMNADITQAFRLASTLTYTRGRIQAEAGETPLDHIPPVFGKTSLFLTLPQFRSEFFVQYNGWKRLADYNPVGEDNLQYATPQGVPAWYTLNLRTAYQFHPRLQFQAALENILDQFYRVYASGVSAPGRNLVLTLRGNF from the coding sequence ATGAAGTCTATTCTCTCTCTGTTGCTGGTTGCTTTGCCTTTGGCAACATGGGCGCAGAGTGCGATGGTGCAAGACCGGGCCAACCTTCAGCCCTTGGTGGGAGTGCGGGTGGTGCCCACGCAGGGCGGGACCCCGCTCTTAACCGATATAAAAGGCAAGTTCAGTATCCGCGGCTTCCTGGATACCGATAGCCTGCGCTTTGAGCGGGTGGATTATCAACCCAGGACCTTGGCCGTAAGTCAGCTCAGAACCCTGAACTACCGGGTTCTATTGGCAGAGCGCAGCTATTCCCTGAATGAGGTGGTGGTCTCCGCCAGTAGGTTCGAAGAAAAGCGTGCCGATGTGCCCCAGCAAATCCAAGTCCTGAAAGCACGTGACCTGGCTTTCCAAAGCAACCAGACTACGGCCGATGTCTTGCAACAGACCGGCCAGGTGCTGGTGCAGAAAAGCCAGGCCGGCGGCGGAAGTCCCATTCTGCGCGGCTTTGAAGCCAACAAGGTGCTCATGGTGATTGACGGCGTGCGCCTGAACAATGCCATTTACCGCGGCGGACACCTGCAGAACGTGATTACGGTGGACAATGCCGCGCTTGAGAAAGTAGAAGTAGTGTTTGGTCCCGGTTCTGTGGTGTATGGGTCTGATGCCTTGGGAGGCGTGGTGCATTTCTATACCAAGAACCCACTACTAGCTGATTCCTCCGGAACCCGCGTGGCCGGTGGTGCTTTCAACCGCTACGCCACCGCCAATCAGGAGAAAACCGGCCACGTGGACTTCTCCGTGGGCGGACGCCAATGGGGCAGCTTCACCAGTTTGACCTATTCAGATTTTGATGACCTGCGGCAGGGCAAAAACCGCAATCCGTTCTATGGAAATTGGGGGCTTCGGCCTTTCTACGCCCAACGCGTGAACGGCGAAGATGTGATGGTTCCTAATGAGAACATAAACGTACAGAAGTTCACCGGCTACAAGCAGTACGATGTGCTGCAGAAGGTGCTGTTTCAGCCTTCGGTGACTACTTCGCATTTGCTGAACCTGCAGTTCTCTACTTCCTCAGACATTCCGCGCTATGACCGCCTGAGTGAGGTAGATGCACAAGGGCGCCTAAACCATGGCGAGTGGTACTATGGCCCGCAGGAACGGTGGCTGGCCGCTTATACTTTCGCTACCAAGGGCCGAGGTTGGTTGGAGAACGTGCGGGTTACCGCGGCTTACCAAAGTGTGGAGGAAAGCCGCCACAACCGCCGCTTTAACCGCGGTCCGTTGCAGAACCGCTTTGAGCACGTGGATGTCTATACCCTCAATGCTGATGTCAGCCGTTTGCTGGGTGAGCATGAACTCCGCTATGGACTGGAAGGAACGTACAACGAGGTTTCTTCCCGCGCCTACGGCATAAACCTGACTACCGGTGAGCGTACCCCGCTGGACACCCGTTATCCCAGTGGTGGCTCTGATGTGTGCACGGCAGCCGCCTATTTCACCCACACCTGGGAGATTACGCCGCAATGGATTATTTCTGATGGCATTAGGGTAAGCCGAGTAGCGCTTAATGCTGATTTCTCCCGTGACAAAACCTTTTTCCCGTTTCCGTTTGATGACGTAAGCCAGAAGAACACAGCGGTCAATGGAAACCTGGGGCTGGTGTATCAGCCGGGGCGGGAATGGCGTTTTGCGGCCGTGGCTTCCTCCGGGTTCAGGGCACCCAACGTAGATGATTTAGGCAAAGTGTTTGAATCGGTAGCGGGTCAGTTGATTGTCCCCAAGCCTGATCTGAAGCCTGAATACACGTACAGCGCTGAGATTTCCCTAGGCAAAACCATTGCGCAAAGCGTGCGGGTAGAAGGAACCGGTTTCTATACCTGGTACCGCGATGCCATCACCACGCAGCCTTTCCTTTTCCAAGGCCAACCCGAGATTGAGTACAACGGACAATTGAGCCGGGTAACCGCTAACGTGAATGCAAACAAAGCTTACATCTACGGTTTCAGCGGCTCGATGAATGCAGACATTACCCAGGCTTTCCGGTTGGCTTCTACGCTTACTTATACACGTGGCCGCATCCAGGCAGAAGCCGGGGAAACTCCACTGGATCATATTCCGCCCGTTTTCGGGAAAACGAGCTTATTTCTGACCTTGCCTCAGTTCCGTTCTGAGTTCTTCGTGCAGTACAACGGTTGGAAAAGGTTGGCGGACTACAACCCGGTGGGCGAAGACAACCTGCAGTACGCTACCCCGCAGGGCGTGCCTGCCTGGTACACGCTCAACCTGAGAACCGCTTATCAATTCCACCCACGGCTGCAGTTTCAGGCGGCACTAGAGAATATTCTGGACCAATTCTACCGCGTATATGCCTCAGGTGTGAGCGCCCCGGGAAGGAACCTTGTGCTCACGCTGAGAGGCAATTTCTAG
- a CDS encoding M20/M25/M40 family metallo-hydrolase, with translation MKLKSTLAVCLSLLPFTGLLAQKHIQQKDVTRIIRTLAADDMMGRQTFTPGIDKAADFISNEFKSIGLKPFTGDTDFKQEFKMFALKPSKADVTINKKSLNSDEFFYTTVHRKFEWEEKAPKPIFIGENNDFRQGINTARRLGKDALVVVHPKHQEMFKRYAGSFRQARPVMELGQGNTLIFVLSTLTEVTSFNIEIKNDVDELPLANVVGMIPGKRANEFVVFSGHYDHIGMMKPVAGDSIANGADDDASGTTAVITLARHFQKQGKPERTLIFVAFTAEEIGGFGSQYFSKQLNPDEIVAMFNIEMIGKGSKFGPNSAYITGFEKSDFGKLLQQAVKGTPYSFHPDPYPKENLFYRSDNATLARLGVPAHTISSVQIDQDKLYHSVDDEVESLDMAHMTNMIKAVALGAKDFVQGKKTPKRVDKAQVQ, from the coding sequence ATGAAACTAAAAAGCACCCTAGCTGTTTGCCTCTCCCTGCTCCCGTTCACCGGCTTGCTGGCACAGAAACATATTCAGCAGAAAGATGTGACCCGCATCATTCGCACCTTAGCCGCCGATGACATGATGGGCCGCCAGACCTTCACCCCGGGCATTGACAAAGCCGCTGATTTCATCTCCAATGAGTTCAAGAGCATCGGTCTTAAACCCTTCACCGGTGACACAGACTTTAAGCAGGAGTTTAAGATGTTCGCACTGAAACCCAGCAAAGCCGATGTTACCATCAACAAGAAGTCTCTGAACTCAGATGAATTCTTTTACACCACCGTGCACCGCAAATTTGAATGGGAAGAAAAAGCGCCTAAACCAATCTTTATAGGCGAGAACAATGATTTCAGACAAGGCATAAACACTGCCCGCAGATTAGGCAAAGACGCGCTGGTGGTAGTGCACCCCAAGCACCAGGAGATGTTCAAGCGCTATGCCGGATCTTTCCGTCAAGCCAGACCGGTCATGGAACTGGGGCAAGGCAATACCCTCATCTTTGTGCTTTCTACGCTTACGGAGGTAACGTCTTTTAACATAGAGATAAAGAACGATGTGGATGAACTGCCTCTGGCGAACGTGGTAGGTATGATTCCGGGCAAGCGCGCAAATGAGTTTGTGGTGTTCTCGGGTCACTATGACCACATAGGCATGATGAAACCCGTGGCCGGTGACTCTATTGCCAATGGCGCCGATGACGATGCCTCTGGCACCACCGCGGTGATCACCCTGGCCCGCCATTTCCAGAAACAAGGCAAGCCGGAGCGAACGCTTATCTTCGTAGCCTTTACCGCTGAGGAAATTGGAGGCTTCGGGTCGCAGTACTTCTCCAAGCAACTGAACCCCGATGAGATTGTAGCCATGTTCAACATTGAGATGATTGGCAAAGGCTCTAAGTTTGGGCCTAATAGTGCCTACATCACCGGCTTTGAGAAATCTGACTTCGGGAAGTTGCTGCAACAGGCGGTGAAAGGCACTCCCTACAGCTTCCATCCAGACCCATACCCTAAAGAGAACCTGTTCTACCGCTCAGACAATGCCACCTTGGCCCGGTTAGGCGTTCCGGCGCACACTATTTCCTCAGTACAGATAGACCAAGACAAACTCTACCACTCCGTGGATGATGAAGTAGAAAGCCTGGACATGGCGCATATGACCAACATGATTAAAGCTGTTGCCCTGGGCGCCAAAGACTTTGTACAAGGCAAGAAAACCCCTAAGCGGGTAGACAAGGCTCAAGTACAGTAA
- a CDS encoding helix-turn-helix domain-containing protein, which translates to MPIIVNVDVMMARRKMSLTELSERVGITLANLSVLKTGKAKAIRFSTLEAICKVLECQPGDILEFVAE; encoded by the coding sequence ATGCCTATAATCGTGAATGTGGACGTGATGATGGCCCGCCGCAAAATGTCGTTAACTGAATTGTCTGAACGGGTAGGAATTACCCTTGCTAACTTATCTGTCTTGAAAACCGGCAAAGCCAAAGCCATCCGGTTTTCTACCTTAGAAGCCATCTGTAAAGTATTGGAGTGCCAACCCGGCGACATTCTGGAGTTTGTGGCAGAGTAG